The segment GACGCTGCATGCGCTGCGTGTATCAGCTGAGCGGATTATCGCTACTGAGTATGGCGATCTGGTGGCTGATGTTTCGTGATACGCCTAAGAGCATTGAATCTATCGCGTTGATTACTGCGATTGTTGGTTTTACTGGGTTATTAGCATTGCACCTTTGGATGCGCTGGGTGGTTATTCCACTTCGCTCTCGAAGCAGAAATGAAAAAAGGCGATAGCCAGTTAGCCATCGCCTTTCTATTTAGCTTTCTATTTATTTAGCTTAAATCGGCTAGGGGATTAGCCTAGGTAAGCTTCTAGCTCTTCGCTGCCACCGATGTGTTTACCACCGATAAATACTTGAGGAACAGTCGTGCGCCCCGTGATTGCACGTAGGCTCACTGTGGTTGCGTCTTTACCTAGTACAAGCTCTTCGTAGTTCAGACCTTTGTCGATTAGGTTCTGTTTTGCTTTCATGCAGAATGGGCAACCAGGTTTGCTGAATACTGTGATTGACGCTTGCTCTTTGTGCTCTGGCGCAATGTAGTTCAGCATAGTGTCTGCATCAGAGACTTTGAACGGGTCGCCTGGTACGTTTTCTTCAACGAACATTTTCTCAACCACGCCGTTTTTCACTAGCATGCTGTAACGCCATGAACGTTTGCCGAAGCCTAGATCGTTTTTCTCAACCAGCATACCCATGCCGTCAGTAAAATCACCGTTACCATCTGGGATGAACGTGATGTTTTCTGCTTCTTGGTCTGCTTTCCATGCGTTCATTACGAAAGTGTCATTTACAGAAACACATAGAATGTCATCAACGCCGTGCTCTTTGAATACAGAGAATAGCTCGTTGTAACGAGGT is part of the Vibrio ponticus genome and harbors:
- a CDS encoding DUF3624 domain-containing protein, coding for MSCNTCQQNWFWRKIGRCMRCVYQLSGLSLLSMAIWWLMFRDTPKSIESIALITAIVGFTGLLALHLWMRWVVIPLRSRSRNEKRR
- a CDS encoding glutathione peroxidase, with product MFTSKEGQAVPQVTFPTRQGDAWVNVTTDDLFKDKTVIVFSLPGAFTPTCSSSHLPRYNELFSVFKEHGVDDILCVSVNDTFVMNAWKADQEAENITFIPDGNGDFTDGMGMLVEKNDLGFGKRSWRYSMLVKNGVVEKMFVEENVPGDPFKVSDADTMLNYIAPEHKEQASITVFSKPGCPFCMKAKQNLIDKGLNYEELVLGKDATTVSLRAITGRTTVPQVFIGGKHIGGSEELEAYLG